The proteins below come from a single Piscinibacter gummiphilus genomic window:
- the hemC gene encoding hydroxymethylbilane synthase: protein MSHVAPAPLLIATRESRLALWQAEHVQALLKQRFGLDVGLLGMTTRGDQILDRTLSKVGGKGLFVKELETALEEGRAHLAVHSLKDVPMDLPDGFALAAVLEREDPRDALVSNTYASLAELPQGAKVGTSSLRRVVLLRSLRPDLQIEPLRGNLDTRLRKLDDGQYDAIVLAAAGLKRLGLASRIRATFDTSEMLPAAGQGALGIEVLADAGPLRAQLADLIHRPTWLSVHAERAVSRALGGSCSMPLAAHAVWHGDTLHLNAALGHGQETTRPLLRVSVEASVADADAASALGEEAAARLRALGADGYLATP from the coding sequence ATGTCGCACGTCGCTCCCGCTCCCCTCCTGATCGCCACCCGTGAAAGCCGCCTCGCCCTCTGGCAGGCCGAGCATGTGCAGGCACTGCTGAAGCAACGCTTCGGGCTCGACGTGGGCCTGCTGGGCATGACGACGCGCGGTGACCAGATCCTCGACCGCACGCTCTCGAAGGTTGGCGGCAAGGGCCTTTTCGTGAAGGAGCTGGAAACGGCGCTCGAAGAAGGCCGTGCGCACCTTGCGGTGCATTCGCTCAAGGATGTGCCGATGGACCTGCCCGACGGCTTCGCGCTCGCCGCGGTTCTGGAACGCGAAGACCCGCGCGACGCCCTTGTCTCCAACACCTACGCCTCGCTTGCCGAGCTGCCGCAGGGCGCGAAGGTGGGCACCTCCAGCCTGCGGCGCGTGGTGCTGCTGCGTTCGCTGCGGCCCGACCTCCAGATCGAACCCCTGCGCGGCAATCTCGACACCCGGCTGCGCAAGCTCGACGACGGCCAGTACGACGCCATCGTGCTGGCTGCGGCCGGCCTCAAGCGCCTGGGGCTGGCCAGCCGCATCCGCGCCACCTTCGACACGAGCGAGATGCTGCCGGCCGCGGGCCAGGGCGCGCTCGGCATCGAGGTGCTGGCCGATGCCGGCCCGCTGCGGGCACAACTGGCCGACCTGATCCACCGCCCCACCTGGCTCTCGGTGCATGCGGAGCGCGCGGTCTCGCGCGCCCTTGGCGGCAGCTGCAGCATGCCGCTCGCGGCGCACGCGGTGTGGCACGGCGACACGCTGCACCTCAATGCCGCCTTGGGTCACGGGCAGGAGACGACACGGCCGCTGCTGCGGGTGTCGGTGGAAGCGTCCGTTGCCGATGCAGACGCTGCCAGTGCCCTGGGCGAAGAAGCCGCGGCGCGCCTGCGAGCGCTTGGCGCCGACGGCTATCTCGCGACGCCCTGA
- a CDS encoding uroporphyrinogen-III synthase, which yields MRVLVTRPAAQADEWVQLLRDAGLQAEALPLIEIAPSGDARALAEAWQGLHRVALVVFVSPNAATCFFDGRPEGAVWPDALVAASPGPGTTRVLRALGVSTVVEPAADSPQFDSEALWLQLAQRDWQGRQVLVVRGASGRDWLAERLRERGAVLQFVAAYGRAVPALSTEAQALLQAALAAPDQHLWLFSSSEAVTNLQTLAPHASWSGTTALATHPRIAQTARSLGIGRVLEARPSAEAVVACIQSIAL from the coding sequence ATGCGTGTGCTCGTCACCCGGCCTGCGGCCCAAGCCGACGAGTGGGTGCAGCTGTTGCGTGATGCAGGGTTGCAGGCCGAGGCCCTGCCGCTGATCGAGATCGCACCCAGCGGCGATGCTCGAGCGCTCGCCGAGGCCTGGCAGGGCCTGCATCGCGTGGCCCTGGTCGTCTTCGTGAGCCCCAATGCGGCGACCTGCTTCTTCGATGGCAGACCCGAGGGCGCGGTCTGGCCCGATGCGTTGGTGGCCGCGTCGCCGGGCCCGGGCACGACACGCGTGTTGCGTGCGCTGGGCGTGTCGACGGTGGTCGAGCCAGCGGCCGACTCGCCGCAGTTCGACTCCGAAGCGCTGTGGCTGCAGCTGGCCCAGCGTGACTGGCAAGGCCGCCAGGTGCTGGTCGTGCGCGGTGCGAGCGGCCGTGATTGGCTGGCCGAGCGTCTGCGTGAGCGCGGCGCGGTCCTGCAGTTCGTGGCGGCGTATGGCCGCGCGGTGCCGGCCCTGTCGACCGAAGCGCAGGCGCTGCTGCAGGCCGCACTGGCTGCGCCCGACCAGCACCTGTGGCTCTTCAGCAGTTCGGAGGCCGTCACGAACCTGCAGACGCTCGCACCGCACGCATCGTGGTCGGGCACGACCGCGCTCGCCACGCACCCACGCATCGCACAGACCGCGCGCAGCCTCGGCATCGGGCGCGTGCTCGAAGCCCGTCCCAGCGCAGAGGCCGTGGTGGCCTGCATACAATCGATCGCACTGTGA
- a CDS encoding uroporphyrinogen-III C-methyltransferase encodes MNDVTHTPLPPAASEPVVPAAAPRRSRWVLALVALLALVVAVSLGLAWSAQQRVRKLEQELVRRQQDSQTQSAEARLLAKRADETARESAAKVTLLEARLAEVSIQRTQLEDLIQSLSRSRDENVLVDIDSGLRVAQQQATITGSAEPLVAALKQADDRLARYAQPRLEGVRRAIARDIDRVKAVGVPDIAALSIKLDEAIRLVDELPLLSQAEPRKETRPAASAPKASAKSASAPASAPAGWTTAVSDRWHGLMQTLWGETRTLVRVTRIDHPEAMLVAPEQAFFLRENLKLRLLNARLAVLSRQFDTVQTDVQSAQQALERYFDRSSRRTGVAGDLLKQVAAGSRQVGLPRPDDTLAALAAATAGR; translated from the coding sequence GTGAACGACGTCACGCATACCCCTCTGCCACCTGCGGCCAGCGAGCCTGTCGTGCCCGCGGCGGCGCCGCGCCGCAGCCGCTGGGTGCTGGCGCTCGTGGCACTGCTCGCGTTGGTGGTCGCCGTGAGCCTCGGGCTCGCGTGGTCGGCCCAGCAACGGGTGCGCAAGCTGGAGCAGGAACTCGTGCGCCGCCAGCAAGACAGCCAGACCCAATCGGCCGAAGCCCGCCTGCTCGCCAAGCGCGCCGACGAGACGGCCCGCGAAAGCGCGGCCAAGGTGACGCTGCTCGAAGCGCGCCTGGCCGAGGTGTCGATCCAGCGCACGCAGCTCGAAGACCTGATCCAGTCGCTGTCGCGCTCCCGCGATGAAAACGTGCTGGTCGACATCGACTCCGGCCTGCGCGTGGCGCAGCAGCAGGCCACCATCACCGGCAGTGCCGAGCCGCTGGTCGCGGCGCTCAAGCAGGCCGACGATCGCCTCGCACGGTATGCACAGCCGCGGCTCGAAGGTGTGCGCCGCGCCATCGCCCGCGACATCGACCGCGTGAAGGCGGTGGGCGTGCCCGACATCGCGGCGCTGTCGATCAAGCTCGACGAAGCGATTCGGCTCGTCGACGAACTGCCGCTGCTGTCGCAGGCCGAGCCGCGCAAGGAGACGAGGCCCGCCGCCAGTGCACCCAAGGCCTCGGCGAAGAGCGCATCGGCACCGGCATCTGCACCGGCGGGTTGGACCACCGCCGTGTCCGACCGCTGGCACGGCCTGATGCAGACCTTGTGGGGCGAGACGCGCACGCTGGTGCGTGTGACCCGCATCGACCATCCCGAGGCCATGCTCGTGGCGCCCGAGCAGGCCTTCTTCCTGCGCGAGAACCTCAAGCTTCGCTTGCTCAACGCACGTCTTGCAGTGCTCAGCCGCCAGTTCGACACCGTGCAGACCGACGTGCAAAGCGCCCAGCAGGCGCTCGAGCGCTACTTCGATCGCAGCTCGCGCCGGACCGGCGTGGCCGGCGACCTGCTCAAGCAGGTGGCGGCCGGCTCGCGCCAGGTGGGGCTGCCGCGGCCCGATGACACGCTGGCCGCATTGGCAGCCGCTACCGCGGGGCGTTGA
- a CDS encoding heme biosynthesis HemY N-terminal domain-containing protein: MRAVVWFILLFVVAVVAAATFGANDGLVSLYWGGWRMDVSMNLFLLALLLTCLALVTIFQAVNALVGLPRKAHEWRVARRDRTAQAALRDALAQFFGGRYSRAQKAAQRALLIQAETPDLAQDNEFTVLGHLLAAGSAHKLQDRVRRDEELEKALELSSRSSAARSAEEGARLLAAEWALDDRDAARALSLLSVLPPGVARRTHALRLKLQACRLAQQPHEALKTARLLAKHQAFSKVAAQGLLRSLAFESLDGARDADQVRRTWFALDAADRRDPLVVARAAERMAAFGAQAEGRAWLRPFWDRLADFTEDDRVALADGLVACMDGLAPDWLARLEAAALAHPREAAVAYAVGCALAERELWGKARLLLEQAALAPGLHKASRRRAWLLLAKLADQQSDVERAASCYREAAAL; encoded by the coding sequence ATGCGCGCGGTCGTCTGGTTCATCCTGCTCTTCGTGGTCGCCGTCGTGGCGGCTGCCACCTTCGGCGCCAACGATGGGCTGGTGTCGCTCTACTGGGGCGGCTGGCGCATGGACGTGTCGATGAATCTCTTCCTGCTGGCGTTGCTGCTCACCTGCCTGGCGCTGGTGACCATCTTCCAGGCGGTGAACGCACTCGTGGGCCTGCCGCGCAAGGCGCATGAGTGGCGCGTGGCGCGCCGCGACCGCACGGCGCAGGCTGCGTTGCGCGATGCGCTCGCGCAGTTCTTCGGCGGCCGCTACAGCCGCGCCCAGAAGGCGGCGCAGCGCGCCCTGCTGATCCAGGCCGAGACACCCGACCTCGCACAAGACAACGAGTTCACCGTGCTCGGTCACCTGCTGGCAGCCGGCAGTGCCCACAAGTTGCAAGACCGCGTGCGCCGCGACGAAGAACTCGAAAAGGCGCTCGAACTCAGCAGCCGCAGCAGCGCTGCCCGCTCGGCCGAAGAAGGCGCGCGGTTGCTCGCTGCCGAGTGGGCACTCGACGACCGCGATGCAGCGCGCGCGCTGAGCCTGCTCTCGGTCCTGCCCCCCGGCGTGGCGCGCCGCACCCACGCATTGCGTCTCAAGCTGCAAGCGTGTCGCCTCGCGCAGCAGCCGCACGAGGCACTGAAGACGGCGCGCCTCTTGGCCAAGCATCAAGCCTTCTCCAAGGTGGCAGCGCAAGGTCTCTTGCGCTCCCTGGCCTTCGAATCGCTCGATGGCGCGCGCGATGCCGACCAGGTGCGCCGCACTTGGTTCGCCCTCGACGCGGCCGACCGCCGCGACCCGCTGGTCGTGGCGCGGGCCGCCGAGCGCATGGCGGCGTTCGGTGCGCAAGCCGAAGGTCGCGCATGGCTGCGGCCCTTCTGGGATCGGCTGGCCGACTTCACCGAAGACGACCGTGTCGCCCTCGCCGACGGCCTCGTCGCCTGCATGGACGGTCTGGCACCCGACTGGCTCGCCCGCCTGGAGGCTGCGGCGCTGGCCCACCCCCGAGAAGCGGCCGTGGCCTATGCGGTGGGCTGCGCGCTGGCTGAGCGCGAGTTGTGGGGCAAGGCGCGTCTGCTGCTGGAGCAAGCCGCCTTGGCGCCTGGGCTGCACAAGGCCTCGCGCCGCCGCGCCTGGCTGCTGCTGGCGAAGCTGGCCGATCAGCAGTCCGATGTCGAACGCGCAGCTTCTTGTTATCGCGAGGCAGCCGCTTTGTAG
- a CDS encoding SirB2 family protein, whose product MDYATVKLIHQSAVVLSIGGFVLRAFASLMGARWVKGRAAKTLPHVIDTVLLASAVTLAVWLHLNPLTTAWLAAKIVALLVYIGLGMVALKPSRPAPQRSMAMLAAFATLAYIVSVAVTKNPLPFVAS is encoded by the coding sequence GTGGATTACGCAACCGTCAAGCTGATCCACCAGAGCGCGGTGGTGCTCTCGATCGGCGGCTTTGTGCTGCGCGCCTTCGCGTCGCTGATGGGGGCACGATGGGTCAAAGGCCGCGCGGCGAAGACGCTGCCGCATGTGATCGACACCGTGCTACTCGCAAGCGCAGTCACCTTGGCGGTGTGGTTGCACCTCAACCCGCTCACGACGGCTTGGCTGGCCGCCAAGATCGTGGCGCTCCTGGTCTACATCGGCCTCGGCATGGTGGCATTGAAGCCATCGCGGCCTGCGCCACAGCGGTCGATGGCGATGCTTGCGGCGTTTGCGACGCTCGCCTACATCGTCTCGGTGGCGGTCACCAAGAACCCACTTCCCTTCGTCGCGAGCTGA
- a CDS encoding NnrS family protein — MTAVLLQLDEPPRPGAAPRGFALWALGFRPFYLLASGFAALSILLWSLQFTGWLPRPYLAGPLWHAHEMVFGFTLAVVVGFLFTAGRNWSGRPTPTGRTLMALAALWLAGRVLVLSPWGLASALVNAAFPLAAAAGLAIPFWRSRNQRNYFFVGLLMLMGLANLILHLSQLGALDLPGWLGVQLALDVVLFIMTVMGGRVIPMFTNNGVPNANAKRHPGVEKLALGSVLVLLVADLLPLPAAAMALIAALAALANGTRLVLWQPRATLRKPLVWVLHLGYAWIVLHLILRAAAALGWVPASMATHALTVGAIGGLVIGMMTRTARGHTARPLKADGADTSAYLLVACAALVRVFLPLAWPAWTLPAIVLSAVFWSAGFGLYALRYWPVLSRPRLDGQPG; from the coding sequence GTGACGGCGGTCCTGCTGCAGCTCGATGAGCCCCCTCGCCCGGGTGCCGCGCCGCGCGGCTTCGCGCTGTGGGCCCTGGGCTTTCGCCCGTTCTACCTCCTGGCGAGCGGCTTCGCGGCGCTGTCGATCCTGCTGTGGTCGCTGCAGTTCACCGGCTGGTTGCCGCGGCCCTATCTCGCCGGGCCGCTGTGGCATGCGCATGAGATGGTGTTCGGCTTCACGCTGGCCGTGGTGGTCGGTTTCCTGTTCACCGCCGGGCGCAACTGGTCGGGTCGGCCCACACCCACTGGCCGCACCTTGATGGCCCTGGCTGCGCTGTGGCTCGCGGGGCGTGTGCTGGTGCTGTCGCCGTGGGGCCTGGCCTCGGCCCTCGTCAACGCGGCCTTTCCGCTGGCGGCCGCAGCGGGGCTCGCGATTCCGTTCTGGCGCTCACGCAACCAACGCAACTACTTCTTCGTCGGCCTGCTCATGCTGATGGGGCTGGCCAATCTCATCTTGCACCTGTCACAGCTCGGCGCACTCGACCTGCCGGGATGGCTCGGGGTGCAACTCGCGCTCGACGTGGTGCTCTTCATCATGACGGTGATGGGCGGGCGGGTCATCCCGATGTTCACCAACAACGGCGTGCCCAACGCCAATGCCAAGCGCCACCCCGGGGTGGAGAAGTTGGCCCTCGGCAGCGTGCTGGTGCTGCTCGTCGCCGATCTGCTGCCTTTGCCGGCGGCCGCGATGGCGCTGATCGCGGCGCTGGCCGCACTGGCGAACGGCACGCGCCTCGTGCTGTGGCAACCCAGGGCCACCCTTCGTAAGCCGCTGGTGTGGGTGCTGCATCTGGGTTATGCGTGGATCGTGCTGCACCTCATCCTTCGGGCGGCCGCAGCACTCGGCTGGGTGCCCGCGTCGATGGCCACCCACGCACTGACGGTGGGTGCGATCGGCGGCCTCGTGATCGGCATGATGACCCGCACCGCACGGGGCCACACGGCGCGGCCGTTGAAGGCAGATGGCGCCGACACCAGCGCCTACCTGCTCGTGGCCTGCGCAGCGCTCGTGCGCGTCTTCCTGCCCCTGGCCTGGCCGGCATGGACACTGCCCGCCATCGTGCTGTCCGCTGTCTTCTGGTCGGCCGGGTTCGGCCTCTATGCCCTGCGCTACTGGCCGGTGCTGAGCCGCCCGCGGCTCGATGGGCAACCCGGCTGA
- a CDS encoding Rrf2 family transcriptional regulator — MKLTSFTDYSLRVLIYLAAQPGRRATVTEIANCFEISENHLTKVVHFLGKQGWLNTVRGKGGGFSLAQPPEQIVVGEVVRRTEGIDTPAECFGPTERRCRIEHLCQLRGVLQEAVDAFYRVLDGCTLADIARNRHALSRVLFLQAAP, encoded by the coding sequence ATGAAACTCACCAGCTTCACCGACTACAGCCTGCGCGTGCTGATCTACCTTGCGGCGCAGCCCGGCCGACGCGCCACCGTGACCGAGATCGCGAACTGCTTCGAGATCTCGGAGAACCACTTGACCAAGGTCGTGCACTTTCTCGGCAAGCAAGGTTGGCTGAACACCGTGCGTGGCAAGGGCGGCGGCTTCAGCCTCGCACAGCCGCCGGAGCAGATCGTCGTGGGTGAGGTCGTGCGCCGCACGGAAGGCATCGACACCCCGGCGGAATGTTTCGGCCCCACCGAACGCCGCTGCCGCATCGAGCACCTGTGCCAGTTGCGCGGCGTGCTGCAGGAGGCGGTCGACGCCTTCTATCGGGTTCTCGATGGCTGCACGCTCGCCGACATCGCCCGCAACCGCCATGCGCTCTCGCGGGTGCTGTTTCTGCAGGCGGCGCCGTGA
- the greB gene encoding transcription elongation factor GreB has protein sequence MNKAFTKEPEGDDDDDDSPGLPPLPAGTKNYVTPEGYKRLREELMTLLDVERPKVVEVVSWAAKNGDRSENGDYLYGKKRLREIDRRIRFLTKRLDIAEVADPSAHFGNDQIFFGATVTYANADGDERTITIKGIDETDNLKGEVSWISPIARALLKARVGDEVSLVTPGGLEKLEVVDVVYPKPEPKA, from the coding sequence ATGAACAAGGCTTTCACCAAGGAGCCGGAAGGCGACGACGACGATGACGACAGCCCCGGCCTGCCGCCATTGCCGGCCGGCACGAAAAACTACGTCACGCCCGAGGGCTACAAGCGGCTGCGCGAAGAGCTGATGACCTTGCTCGACGTGGAGCGGCCGAAGGTGGTCGAGGTGGTGTCGTGGGCCGCAAAGAACGGCGACCGCTCGGAGAACGGCGATTACCTCTACGGCAAGAAGCGCCTGCGCGAGATCGACCGCCGCATCCGCTTCCTCACCAAGCGGCTCGACATCGCCGAGGTGGCCGACCCGTCCGCCCACTTCGGCAACGACCAGATCTTCTTCGGCGCGACGGTGACCTACGCCAACGCAGACGGCGACGAGCGCACCATCACCATCAAGGGCATCGACGAGACCGACAACCTGAAAGGCGAGGTGAGCTGGATTTCGCCGATCGCGCGCGCCCTGCTGAAGGCGAGGGTGGGTGACGAGGTGTCGCTCGTCACGCCGGGTGGGCTGGAGAAGCTGGAAGTGGTGGACGTCGTGTACCCGAAGCCCGAGCCCAAGGCATGA
- a CDS encoding bifunctional (p)ppGpp synthetase/guanosine-3',5'-bis(diphosphate) 3'-pyrophosphohydrolase encodes MASPITWIRDAATGVGRRAREAPPPTVSDAAAASFATLVKKLDYLDAADIKRVREAYRFADEAHLGQFRASGEPYITHPIAVAGLCADWKLDAQAIMAALMHDAMEDCGVTKVELIERFGGATADLVDGLTKLDKIQFSTKEESQAESFRKMLLAMARDVRVILIKLADRLHNMRTMEAMAATKRVRIARETLDIFAPIAHRLGLNQTYRELQELSFQYLRPWRHAALSKAINRARGYRRDIVERIQKEVEKAFGDAKQKVQVYGREKTLFSIYAKMREKHLTFAQVNDIFGFRIVVSTLPECYLALGVLHQLYKPLPGRFKDYIAIPKANGYQSLHTTLVSPLGTAVEFQIRTEPMHAVAEKGIAAHWMYKIGGSAQPQDAQRLGALWLQSLVDIQDETRDASEFLEHVKIDLFPDAVYVFTPKSKIMALPRGATPVDFAYAIHSDVGDHCVAAKVNGDPVALRTELRSGDVVEIVTAPGARPNPGWLNFVRTGRARSKIRHYLKNMEQEESQQLGEKLLAQALRAEGMTLPDTDPNDAAASALWQALTRWSGNRNRADLLTDIGLGRKIAIIVAKRLSQLMLERGAKPDALTLTMGRYAAQDDLTPSQGLVVIDGSEGASVQMATCCRPIPGDDIVGYLGRGEGLLVHTAECSVGKRLFERDSERWITVDWAEEPVRSFETSITILLKNGKGVLAQVAQAVSSVEADISHIDMDDEAAAETTELRLLISVRDRQHLADVMRTLRRAPAVLKVLRLKP; translated from the coding sequence ATGGCCAGCCCCATCACCTGGATCCGCGACGCCGCCACCGGCGTGGGTCGGCGTGCGCGCGAAGCGCCGCCGCCCACGGTGAGCGATGCCGCTGCGGCCTCCTTCGCCACGCTGGTCAAGAAGCTCGACTACCTCGATGCCGCCGACATCAAGCGGGTGCGCGAGGCCTATCGTTTCGCCGACGAAGCCCACCTGGGCCAGTTCCGGGCGAGCGGCGAGCCCTACATCACCCACCCCATCGCCGTGGCCGGCCTATGCGCCGACTGGAAGCTCGATGCGCAGGCCATCATGGCCGCGCTCATGCACGACGCGATGGAAGACTGCGGCGTCACCAAGGTCGAGCTGATCGAGCGCTTCGGCGGCGCCACCGCCGACCTGGTCGACGGCCTCACGAAGCTGGACAAGATCCAGTTCTCGACCAAGGAAGAGTCACAGGCGGAGTCCTTCCGCAAGATGCTGCTGGCGATGGCGCGCGATGTGCGCGTGATCCTCATCAAGCTCGCTGACCGCCTGCACAACATGCGCACGATGGAGGCGATGGCTGCCACCAAGCGTGTGCGCATCGCGCGCGAAACGCTCGACATCTTCGCCCCCATCGCCCACCGCCTGGGTCTGAACCAGACCTACCGCGAGCTGCAGGAGCTGTCGTTCCAGTACCTGCGCCCCTGGCGCCACGCGGCGCTGTCGAAGGCCATCAACCGCGCGCGCGGCTACCGGCGCGACATCGTCGAGCGCATCCAGAAGGAAGTGGAGAAGGCCTTCGGCGACGCCAAGCAGAAGGTGCAGGTGTACGGCCGCGAGAAGACGCTCTTTTCCATCTACGCCAAGATGCGCGAGAAGCACCTGACCTTCGCGCAGGTGAACGACATCTTCGGCTTCCGCATCGTCGTCAGCACCCTGCCCGAGTGTTACCTCGCGCTCGGCGTGCTGCACCAGCTCTACAAGCCGCTGCCCGGCCGCTTCAAGGACTACATCGCGATCCCCAAGGCCAACGGCTACCAGTCGCTGCACACCACACTGGTGAGCCCGCTGGGCACGGCGGTGGAGTTCCAGATCCGCACCGAGCCGATGCACGCCGTGGCCGAAAAGGGCATTGCCGCGCACTGGATGTACAAGATCGGCGGCTCGGCCCAGCCGCAGGACGCGCAGCGCCTGGGCGCGCTTTGGCTGCAGTCGCTGGTCGACATCCAGGACGAGACGCGCGACGCGAGCGAGTTCCTCGAGCACGTGAAGATCGACCTCTTCCCCGATGCGGTCTACGTGTTCACGCCCAAGTCGAAGATCATGGCGCTGCCGCGTGGTGCGACGCCGGTCGACTTCGCCTACGCCATCCACTCCGACGTGGGTGACCATTGCGTGGCCGCCAAGGTCAACGGCGACCCGGTGGCCTTGCGCACCGAGCTGCGCAGTGGCGACGTGGTCGAGATCGTCACCGCGCCGGGCGCCCGGCCGAACCCGGGCTGGCTGAACTTCGTGCGCACCGGCCGTGCGCGCTCGAAGATCCGCCACTACCTGAAGAACATGGAGCAGGAGGAGTCGCAGCAGCTAGGCGAGAAGCTGCTCGCGCAAGCCCTGCGTGCCGAGGGCATGACCCTGCCCGACACCGACCCCAACGACGCCGCTGCGTCCGCGTTGTGGCAGGCACTCACGCGCTGGAGCGGCAACCGCAACCGCGCCGACCTGCTCACCGACATCGGCCTCGGCCGCAAGATCGCGATCATCGTGGCCAAGCGCCTGTCGCAGCTGATGCTGGAGCGTGGCGCCAAGCCCGACGCGCTCACGCTGACGATGGGCCGCTACGCCGCCCAAGACGACCTCACACCGAGCCAGGGCCTGGTGGTGATCGACGGCAGCGAAGGTGCCTCGGTGCAGATGGCGACCTGCTGCCGCCCCATCCCGGGCGACGACATCGTCGGCTACCTGGGCCGCGGCGAAGGCCTTTTGGTGCACACCGCCGAGTGCAGCGTCGGCAAGCGCCTCTTCGAGCGCGACAGCGAACGTTGGATCACCGTCGACTGGGCCGAGGAGCCGGTGCGCTCCTTCGAGACCAGCATCACCATCCTGCTGAAGAACGGCAAGGGCGTGCTGGCCCAGGTGGCGCAGGCGGTCAGTTCGGTCGAGGCCGACATCTCCCACATCGACATGGACGACGAAGCCGCCGCCGAGACCACCGAGCTGCGCCTGCTCATCAGCGTGCGCGACCGCCAGCACCTGGCCGACGTGATGCGCACGCTGCGCCGCGCGCCGGCGGTGCTGAAGGTGTTGCGGCTGAAGCCCTGA
- the rpoZ gene encoding DNA-directed RNA polymerase subunit omega: protein MARITVEDCLTKIPNRFQLVLAATYRARMLSQGHAPKIETKNKPGVTALREIAAGEVGVEMLRKVPV, encoded by the coding sequence ATGGCCCGCATCACCGTCGAAGACTGCCTGACCAAGATCCCCAACCGCTTCCAGCTGGTGCTCGCCGCGACCTACCGCGCCCGCATGCTGAGCCAGGGTCACGCCCCCAAGATCGAGACGAAGAACAAGCCCGGCGTGACCGCCCTGCGCGAAATCGCCGCAGGCGAGGTGGGCGTCGAGATGCTGCGCAAGGTGCCGGTCTGA
- the gmk gene encoding guanylate kinase encodes MDYPGNLFVVAAPSGAGKSSLVKALLELDSHLVVSISHTTRAPRGQEQEGREYYFIDDATFREKISRGDFLEHAEVHGNRYGTSRAEVEKRIAGGEDVILEIDYQGALQIKQIFPNAVLIFILPPSWDELAQRLTRRGEDHPEVIAERLKNARIEVAQARHFDFVIINALFETALFDLKAIVHSQRLKYAALRRSKPSVFAALNLD; translated from the coding sequence ATGGACTATCCCGGCAATCTCTTCGTGGTGGCGGCGCCCAGCGGCGCCGGCAAATCGAGCCTGGTCAAGGCGCTACTGGAGCTGGATTCACACCTCGTCGTGTCGATCTCCCACACGACCCGCGCTCCACGCGGGCAGGAACAGGAAGGCCGCGAGTACTACTTCATCGACGACGCGACATTCCGCGAAAAGATCTCCCGAGGAGACTTTCTCGAGCATGCCGAGGTGCACGGCAACCGCTACGGCACGTCGCGCGCCGAGGTCGAGAAGCGCATTGCCGGCGGCGAGGATGTGATCCTGGAGATCGACTACCAGGGCGCCCTGCAGATCAAGCAGATCTTCCCGAACGCGGTGCTGATCTTCATCCTGCCCCCCAGCTGGGACGAACTGGCCCAACGCCTGACACGCCGCGGCGAAGACCACCCCGAGGTCATCGCCGAGCGCCTGAAGAACGCACGCATCGAGGTGGCCCAGGCCCGGCATTTCGACTTCGTTATAATCAACGCTCTTTTCGAGACGGCGCTTTTCGACCTGAAAGCCATCGTCCACTCGCAGCGCCTCAAATACGCTGCCTTGCGTCGAAGCAAACCCTCTGTCTTTGCCGCGCTGAACCTCGATTGA
- the mnhG gene encoding monovalent cation/H(+) antiporter subunit G: MIVAEVVVALLLLSSGVIVLVAALGLARLPDFFARMHAPALASTLAAWVVSLASIVHFSTRAGSLSLHVWLIIIVLSITAPVTTIVLARAALFRRRQAGDALPPPLGEEG, translated from the coding sequence ATGATCGTCGCCGAAGTGGTGGTCGCGCTGCTGCTGCTCTCGAGCGGCGTGATCGTGCTCGTCGCCGCGCTGGGCTTGGCGCGCCTGCCCGATTTCTTCGCCCGCATGCATGCCCCGGCGCTCGCGTCCACACTGGCGGCCTGGGTGGTGAGCCTGGCGTCAATCGTGCACTTCAGCACACGCGCCGGCTCGCTGTCGCTGCATGTGTGGCTGATCATCATCGTGCTGTCGATCACCGCGCCGGTGACGACCATCGTGCTGGCACGCGCCGCACTGTTCCGCCGCCGCCAGGCCGGGGATGCCCTCCCGCCGCCGCTCGGCGAGGAAGGCTGA
- a CDS encoding K+/H+ antiporter subunit F — MSTLLSLAITATLLMYMAAIGIGLVRLLRGPSAQDRVLALDFMYVVGMLLMLVLAIRYDSEMYFEGALLMVLFGFVGSVALAKFLLRGEVIE; from the coding sequence ATGAGCACCCTGCTCTCGCTGGCCATCACGGCCACGCTGCTGATGTACATGGCCGCGATCGGCATCGGATTGGTGCGCCTGCTGCGCGGCCCAAGCGCGCAGGACCGCGTGCTGGCCCTCGATTTCATGTACGTCGTGGGCATGCTGCTGATGCTGGTGCTCGCCATCCGCTATGACAGCGAGATGTATTTCGAGGGCGCGCTGCTGATGGTGCTGTTCGGCTTCGTGGGGTCGGTGGCGCTGGCCAAGTTCCTGCTGCGCGGGGAGGTGATCGAATGA